AAgggatttaattttttttaaatgactggAATTCATTCTTCAGGTGCATAATATGGAAGTGAATTGAAAAAGagaacaagaaaacaacagcAGAATGGGTtaggtttttttcttgtttgttaaataaaacCACCCAAGGATAAATTCAGTGTTTATGATAAATGAttgtcaaatgtttatttgagaGAACTGCGGCAAACATCTGTTCCTTTCGCTCACTGCcgtaaaagacaaaaataaattattttaatcataaatataattatacaaagatttttttgggtgcaggaatgactaaaaataaaataaaaatcaagtcaAAATGTCCAAGGAATCTACAAGATGCGCTACGTATCCAAACAAAAGTAATTCAAATTAATAATTTAAGGTTGatatatatgaatatttaTACATGGATTTCACAAGAAAACAACGACGCAAACATCACCCGTCGAAGGTAAGGCAAGTTCATCTTTTTGCGCCAAAATCaacgcaaagacaaaaaaaatccgtgaATGACAAACGGCAACGTCTTCACATTCCGCTAAAACGCTAGCATGCCAAGTATCTTGCACATGAACACTGGTCAATTGTTTTTACGagattttcaaaaaaacaaaacaaaaaggaaacattaaggccaaaataaaaaggaagcaGTCCTTTGATATAAtttcactttttcagtctCAATTAGTCCAACGGTACCACCCGCACATTTGTTAACGCTGACCAGGAAATAGGATAGTGACTGATAGCAATTAAGAATGAGCAAAAGTCTCCGTTTTACCAGTGCTACTTGAATATAATTGCAATTTTTTACACTGCTCACTGACACACTCAAGTTCTAAGTGGCGTACAATGTTAACACGGACATTTGCTGatcttttaaaaagaaacaaaattctACAGTTGTAAACATGCATGAATACAGAGCGATAATGTTTacgctaagaaaaaaaaaaaaaaaaaagtgattgcgtgaaaattaaaaaaaatttaacgGCCAGCTCAGGCTATGTGGAACAAGTTTTGCACGACTCAAATGTCGGTTCACGCATTACTGACTTAACCACAGACAGGCAGGTAGAAATAACATGATGCTAACCGCTTCGCTTATGCAAGCAGTTTTTGCATGCGAGCTAACAAACGGTAGGACTTGAACATGCTGCTTATCGAATtaatccatttaaaaaaataaaattgcctgGTTTACAGCCAACGTGAAATGTCACAAATGTGCTTTCCATCTTTCTTGTTGGTTACCCTGCTAATTGCCCAGGCAAAGGTTTTTATTCGAGTGATGTAATGCAACTTAAAATTCTGCACTGTATTCTTGCTAGTGTTAATTGGTATgttacaaatgtgtttttacattGTGCAGTTTTCATTAGTGTGCACAGTTAACATAAGACATTAAGATTGTGTGTTCTGGTCGTACCGTTTGTTAGCATGCTATTCCTGGTTCACAAACTAATGTTAAGTTGTCACAAACACGTGTTCAATTCATAAAGTTGTGTTAGTTAGCGTGTTACTTACTGGTTCACGCCTCCACAAATTCACATTCAGATCAAAGTTTGTTAGTTAACGTGTTACTTCCTGGTTTGTGCTACTGGTGTTGCGGTGTTAACAATTCTACCTGAAGCGtggttatgcttttgcccgtgTTTCTATTCTGTAACAAAAGGCTAACGAGAAATTGGAATTGTTTACATGCTAACCTACTCCAGAGGGATGCTAACAATTTAGCTGTGGCTCTGATGGGTAATGTTTTTGTAGCATTATTGCTGCTCTGAACTATACTGTCAGGGCAAAAGTGCCCCCCAGTAATTATGAACAAACACCGCCGAATTATTTTGGACCATTTTTTGTTAAAACGCTAGCAACAACTATGTAGCGTTAGCATGCTGACTAACAATACAAATCAgtcagctcatttgcatccttTTTGGgcgggcctttttttttttttttttgcctttgtaGCTTTCTCAAGTGCGTGATTCAGACAAACATGGCACGTTCTCATTTGACTTAAATGTCCTGATATGGCATCCGAGGACCCAAGAGGCAAATCAAAAGTAATCCACtccaaaaaaagagagaaggaAAGAGGTTCCTCAACGTCATATTTACAGCACAGATGAGAGGCACTTGTATCTTTGGTTGGACCATCCCAACATCATTGCGAGGAGAAATTCAAAATCATTCTCGAGAGTCCGCCTGGCAACACGGTGAGTCGTCTctgtgtgttttattcctttttacatttttttttaaaggttttgttattttacctTTCCGGATCCCGTGGTACACGTTTAGCCTTCTGACAGCGCCACCTGAAAGACAAGAACACAAGTTTGAGTCCacaaagttttattttctccaaaaaaaaaaaaaagagcaataatAGATAAAACGAGTTGAAAAGTGTGGGGACGTACATCGACatcaaaattgcttttgagGCCTACCTTCTCGGGAAAGAAATCGGGGTTACTTTGCCGTAGTTTTACTGGTCTGCCCTTGATGACGGCGTAGCAGAACATGGTGATGACCATGACGAACAGAAAGTAGCTGGTGTGCATCAGGTGCAGGTTGATGAGGGAGCGGTCATCCTGGTCAAAATAATTGCTTGCTTAACATCGGCGAGCATGGTCAAGCGTCTTAATCTCCCGGCGACTTACGTCGGGCACGATGACGGTGAGCTTGGGGTTGACGGCGTGGTACACCTTGCCCACGGCGCCCTTGTAGCACCAGAAGGGGTTGTATTCCTGGCTGTACTTGGTGTCCGAGTCCCGCACGGTGGTGAACACCTTGTACCAAGACGTGGCATTGGTGTACGTCTCCGGCGTGCAGTGTGGCGGAGTCCTGTCAAAACGAGAGAGGGGGGGATCGTTCTATGAAGCCTGTTGACAAATTTCATTGGATAACAGAAAATACAGCTAATGCTAATTTCACTAGCCTGGAAACATTACTCCACTCACATTTCAcctttatgtgttttttttctgatgggGCAACTCACACTGTGACTGGAAAGATGTTGCTGACTGCCGTGATGGTCATGCAGGTGCTGAACACCACCTGCTCGCAGTGCCCGTGCAGAAGGCAGTCATCTGCGTTCCAGGACACGGGCAGCGTGAACGTGATATTGATCTCTTCGTGCGATTCACGGCCTGAAAAGCCAGCAAATAGTCAATTTATATAGCAGATATATATAACAGCATAtatgagcagcgccaggttcctgggggtgcacatcagtgaggatctctcctggtccaccaacaccgcgtcgctggcgaagaaggcccagcgccgcctgtacttccttcggaaactcaggcgagcggggactcctccggccgtcatgactactttttaccgcggcaccattgagagcgtcctctccagctgtattgctgtctggggtggcagctgcactgaccaagacttgaaggccctgcagcgcattgtgaaaacggctagtaagactattggtgcttctctcccctccttgaaggacatttacacctcccatctcactcgcaaggcgaccaggattgtgagtgatgtgagtcaccccgctcactctttgtttgaacttctgccctctgggaggcggtacaggagcctgcgctcccgcaccaccagactttccaacagcttcgtactccaggctgttaggatcctgaactcgctccccctttcagcgtagcgtcctgttcttgctgtatgctcactggctcggttttgcccctcatattcaatgggttattggtctgtttttattcatcgctcattttattttatttattatttatggtttgtgccttcttgtttttgttttgtgtcgcctacttgtatgtctcgtcaccgtgggatggaggaaacggaatttcggtttctttgtgtgtcttgacatgtgaagggattgacaataaagctgactttgactttgatataggCCACTACTCCACAAGGCTAAAATGGGTGTCATGagagaggaaataaaaaaggacTCTCCCTCACCAGATAGGCCAACCTGCTGTCCCAGGACGGTAGCGTACAGGTGGGTGATGTTACGCGAGTAGCCGCCGAAGGGCCGCTGTGGGTTGAGGGTGAGCGTGATGGGCACCGAGATGTTGATGTAGCCCGAGTCCTCGGAGAGCAGCGTTGACGGCGTGCTGGGCCGTGCCTGCCCGCTGGTCGCCGCCAGGCTCTCGGGCGTGGTGGACTCGTTGAGACCGTGCTTGATGGTCTCATTCTCCGACACGCAGAAGTCTACCTCATTGTAGCGCAGTAGGAACGTGTTCCAGTCCTGAGGAATAACAATACAGACTCAGAAAAAATATGCTTCATCACACACTGTTGTTTCACTTGGCCGTTATTCACCGTAACCGACACCTCTCGCACGACAGAAAGGGACCCACCTCGGTCAACTCTGGAGACTTGATCTCCTTGATCTTGAAGAAGTAGCCGATGGTGAGGAATGCAATGGCCACGGCGCTGACACTGATCATAAAGATGACCAGTGGCGGGCGGTTGTTGATGGAGCTTCTGAGGTTCTCCAGAGGGTTCAacaggtacacctgcacaacaaacacaatggTTGCGTTAACAAACGACGCATTGTTCAAGTTGGTCTTCTAATCAAACTGTTTTAAAGGTCTTGCGTTAACTAATCAGTGTAAAACATGATAACGACCCTGACTTCATGGCTGACTGCAGCCTTCTGCACACAGACGGAACTAACCATAACCGTTTCTAAAACAAATCCACGTGTTTCAAGCTTAAAGCATCAAAATGCTGCATAGTTCCCACAGCCAGGAAAGAGTCGGAGTTACGAGCGTTCAAGACTTAATACGTGTATTTCCAAGTAGTTTTCAATACTTAATACGTGTATTTCCAACTAGTTTCAATACTTTAAATAGGTTAATAGCAATTTTTGAGACGAAGTgggaaaactatttttttccccagtgtgAATTCGCGAGAAACGAAACCACACTTCAGTTTTGCACAACCCATTCTCGTTTTCTCAATACGGTGCTCTTAAGGGTACCTTAGACAAGTAAACAGGCggaattgtttttaaagcaaatatCCTACACTGTT
The sequence above is drawn from the Syngnathus acus chromosome 14, fSynAcu1.2, whole genome shotgun sequence genome and encodes:
- the tmem248 gene encoding transmembrane protein 248, with amino-acid sequence MVYLLNPLENLRSSINNRPPLVIFMISVSAVAIAFLTIGYFFKIKEIKSPELTEDWNTFLLRYNEVDFCVSENETIKHGLNESTTPESLAATSGQARPSTPSTLLSEDSGYINISVPITLTLNPQRPFGGYSRNITHLYATVLGQQVGLSGRESHEEINITFTLPVSWNADDCLLHGHCEQVVFSTCMTITAVSNIFPVTVTPPHCTPETYTNATSWYKVFTTVRDSDTKYSQEYNPFWCYKGAVGKVYHAVNPKLTVIVPDDDRSLINLHLMHTSYFLFVMVITMFCYAVIKGRPVKLRQSNPDFFPEKVALSEG